A window of Magallana gigas chromosome 8, xbMagGiga1.1, whole genome shotgun sequence genomic DNA:
CTAAGCCCTCATTGCTTAATAtaaagttttgttaaaaaacaaactcAGGCGCCCAAAACACACTCCTGATTGGTTTTGCAGGAAATTAGCACATATTTAAAGGGTCAATATAAAAAGAGGCAGCTAAATAATTCAGGtggaaatcataaaaaatagtAGATTATTCTGCACCATTATTGAACTAATAGTAATAATATAACACtatatttttcaacaaacatATTTTCCAAACAGAAGCTAATTAAACTGTTTAACCTTATACATTGCAATTTGTCTTATGATTCACACCTCCTTATTAATACTTAATATAATCTTTGTTATCATCTTCATGATGTCTTGTTTTCCAAATGTCGACCTTAAATTATTTGGTAAGTAGTCCATCCTAATGTCAGTTTGGATGGTTCAAGTTCTCTACAGACTTAGGTGTGTTCATCACTGCTGATAACATGTTAAATCATGTACTAGGGATAGGGATAAATCCAGTGTTCCATCAGTTTTTCTAATCTCTATAGTCATATCAGTAACAACATCATATCTTCACTTGCATTACAATTGCACCAGTAAACATTTTGCACcttgcatgtatatttacacCTTCGGTAAAATGCCAAGCGGTCAGCTTTATTATAGTCACGACCACTCGTATTTCTCATTTGTTGCATTCATTTAACCCATGTCCCTTCTCTGGTAAGTAATGGTCTTTATGAATAGACATCGAAGTTAtacatgttgatttaaaacCACCGGGTACAAATTTTTCCTTAGCTCATATGCATACTTAGCATCAACCAACTATAAACATCTAAGGCCTTCTGCAGGCAGGGTTCAATATAGTCTACCATGGCAATAATCATAAGTACTAGTATGCATTTTACAAGTTCAAATATTTATCCCAGTTGTCAGGAAGAAGCATTAAGTTCTAGTTTAATCTATCCCCTTGTGGACCTCATCAACTACTTCTCCACCCGGCCAGGTGGATTCTGCTATTTGACACaagttttaacaaataatttcaggcaataaactgaactttatttattttacaacgattgataagcaagttcttcaacttatattaatatctctcgttggcacggatgttagcgcgagggggtcattggtgtgggaagaagccagAGTACCCGGacagaacccacgtgtccaagcgggcgaccgccataccctatcacatacaaccactgtcgatcacggggatcgagCTCGGCTCTCAGCGGCgaaaagcgagtgcattgtccactacgctatTCGGACACCTTTCAAACGGAAGCAGTACATTTCAGGCAATCAACTTAACTACCACATTATACCTGTCCACAGTTTATTCATACCTCACCTCCCACATAGACTTATAAGTTATATCATTTCAATTACAAAGTACGTTTATTTGTTTGGGGACAGCAAGTTAAGGTACATCACTCACCTAGACTTCTTCTTTTTAAGACACACTGTCACAAGCTGGCGATTTAAATCTTCGTTAAACTGATCAATCCAATTGGTTGTGTAGTGGTTTAAGTATCTGGCTTGTGAACTGCCTATTATGAGTTCGATTCCTTTTGGGATTTTTGTTGATGTTTAGGGAATCActtgtgaaaataaatttttatatccAAATTGCAAATTCTTTAACCTCTTTGGCTTATATACTCCTTCCATCATAATATCTACAGTCATTTTATGCATGTCTTTTCCAACGTTATTTTATGCTATGGTTTGCGaatttaatgatatgctatacgatttcaatgcaatgctatgagatttgtatgttatgctatgagaaattgaaatgaaagacttttgatatggtatgctatgagatttgaacaaaaaacgcctccatacacagaagagttccgaACATTTCGAAGTTAAATTATAAGAAACCACTAATAAGTTATAAGTTCACCACTAATCTGCGATGAgaacttttattattttaaataagagcATTTAATACCGAGTTTAAATCATGttgtatggtatgctatggtatgttATGAGGAATGAGaatctatgagattgtatgctatggtataaGATACCAGTGCTATgatatgagattccaatgctatgccaTGAGACTTCAATTCTGTGCTACGCTATGGTGTGTGTTGTTGAAGATATGCTTGAATTGACTatcataatcatttaatattctGCTAATCGGAGACACTATTTCAAGGTGGTGCGAGCCACCTTAAAGCAAAGAATCAACATTTATCTCAGATTATGGTTGTACTAATCATTGCTAGCTTCAATCCTATAACATTCGCATGAGTCAGGATATATGCATATCTATAATCGACTCTTATTTTAATCATGTGATGAATACAATAAAAAGAATCTTTCTGTCTTGGAGCTTAACTGAATAACAAATGGTATGAGATTGGGCCaacttgtatatataattcaatCATTTATATTCAATAGTCTTCTAGCTGACTTGCTATACAATGccttgttaaataaatattacatcCATTTAACCTTTATTGCTTCATGGATTTAAAACTTTGtcaaaattgtatcattatCTATTATccaattttaaacatgtttagcTTACAATAATTCAATATCTTAACTGTAGGTTGATATTATGTTCATTGGTATTCTGATTTAGTAAAAACCTATTTCTGGCCAATGCTCCCAGTTGCCATTTTACCCCCCTCCCATTCTAAATTTCTGGTCATAGCTAACCATTAATTTTGCCTTCATCCATGTGCTCGCCGTTTCAAAGGGTTTTGGTTTGCAAATGGTCTGGCGGACAAACACCTTAGCTAAGCTGTTTGTATGTCGGAATTTGCAACATGGCAAGGTTTCTCAGGTCTTTGATGTAGCACCTGTTCCCAGGGCCTGCTCAAAGCTTGGGAATAGGTGGTCAACTGTGCTCAGGGTCTACCTAACCTAGCCATTAACCCGCTTTAAGCAAAGCGCTATTTATCTACTATATGATCCATTGATTATTTATTGACTCAATTCATCAATTAACGGATTGATTCAATAATCCTATAGCCAATGTAATCGATTTATATTGATTGAACAAACAAtttaattgattgatttatgGATTGATTGATTGAACAATCCTATTGCTGATGtgattgatttatatttattgattgaattatatttattgattgaACAAATGATTGTTGTGTGATTGAGTTAATTATTGTGCAGCTATATACCTGCTCACCAATTGAATTTGGTGGCGGGTCGGTGTTAAAATGCATgttcaatttaaataaataagccATGACCAAAAAAGCCAGTTGGTGTTCAGCTGTTGTcttttataaatgtaaattataattttgttttgtcatCATCGTATTCCAAAAGATGACTGCACTAGCTGTCAATTACATCCCGATGTACCTTTGGGTTGTGTGTTCGTCTTTTCTAATAAAaaaggcattttaaaaacaaaataaatgaacgCACGGAACAAGttcttttaatcaatttaaaaaagaactatttaCTCTGAAactaacaaaaaaatgaaatccaatAATGTTAATGGTGtgctgatttttaaaatgtaacaaaaacaaaacaaaaacaatcaatCGATTTCAGATATAATCTCTATGTATACCGATACGTCTAGACGCACTCAAACTGAGAATGCAAAGGTAGATTGACTGCAAGCACTTGCTTTTATACTTGCTGTGACGTCAGTTATAAACCTTGACAAGATATCTTGTTCCAAATATGGCAAGTAGGCGGATGTCGacttcatgaatattcatattAAATCCCAAAGTGTAGCATAAGATcagttatgtaaaaaaaaaattgaatcctCTCATTATCTAAGATAAAATCTAAGCATATATTGATTAAACATTtaatagagaggttgagatttcaaacgtgtacgggtacgtgtacgtgaactaggggaatcacctaaattcttcgcgtattacgtcatcagtttttgtgacgacatggtttctacacgttctctaaacttgtagagtgtcgtctacacgtaagtacaaacgtgtagctttttacaacaaatagaatcttattgatgagtgaatgtattcttgtgatacagtatatagatttttaaacttcatttgcatGAAGAAAATAGAAATACACCACGACAACGTCTATTACAAATATGGAATATGTTTGctaaatgtttgaaaaacattCAGTACTTACATCAATCATCATAAATGAGGATTAACTGTCCCTCtcttaaaaaatacattctaaagactttttaatatattcatgCCTTTTAAAACATAGACTTTGAGGCCACTGAAATCCACAACTCATATCATATTctgataaatgataataaaaccaTACGCAAAAAATGATGCATATAAACTGCCAGAAAAGATGCAAGGTAGATAAAATAACAGGTATGATTTGTGATAAATTTGCTCTACTTTTCAAAATTGGAAGTATTGTACATGATAAATTTTCTTGTGTACGGTCTCAATTGAGTTAGGCATCATAGAAATACAATATTTCCTGTATTCATGTTTGAAAGGGATTTGACATTCGAGATTTTCACTCAATGATTCTTATTTAtaagtatttacatatattatatgttaccgccatgaaaaaaaaagtgtggtaaagttttcaattttacagTTTCGATTTTACAGCTGCTATTAATCTGGGCATAAAAATAAGACccgaaattttttaaagtttatgacTTGAATGCATGATACCTTATGTAATACAAAATTGTTCCGGTTCTATTATGTGGACACCATACAGTAGTGGCCAAAATGAGGCCATCTGACTTGAATTTATGATACcttatataatacaaaattgtTCCGGTTGTTCTATTATGTGCACACCATACAGTAGTGGCCAAAATGTCGCCATCGAACAAGGTTAGATGTTTAAGTATTGCGAAAAAGAAACATTCTTTATCCattattattgataatttttaattcatttgtgtgtaattttgaatatttctatcatatgtaattgttttgtcatttgaattttgatattgGCATATCAACTTGAACTTTCATGTAAATCCCAGGAGTGTATTTTCCTTCTGTACAAGATAAAACACCATCAACATTATTTCAGACATCAAACAGCGCACTGCGAAGGCAGTATTCcaatatcaatatcaaaaatGTTAATGCAATGAAGGGAAATTAAGTATGGAgacctatttaaaaaaatgaaactacatgtagtataattGAATTGCACGTAAATAATGAAGATAActgtaaatcaaaatttatgtttagatcttttactttttctttaaaagtcttATATTCCAAAGATGGGGTTCTTGTTTTGCTGTTTACTTGGTCATCTGTCATTTGGAAATGGTAAGATCATAGAAGGTATTTTCCTTAATAAGTAATTAATCGATGTTTCTGCGACTAAAAAATTTGATGCTGATattcttattctttaaatattaattttgtattgatttataATCTTTTTATTAAACTGTCCATCTGGACAACTAGGTAGTTACTGCAATATTGAATAACTATAAAAATTAATGTGAAGATAACTTTCGTTTTTTCGTTTACTTCGTagaattaatcaaagtactgggagtactgaaagacggggtggtcttgaaagtttgaatttgtaattgtccacATTTTCCTTGAAtatgttccaaaaattatgagtttgaattagttgtttcaatctaatattttagaattcggttttttgcaattgcctgatactttgtctaaattttactaaatCCCAGCAGGTActgttcttcataattgtagaaaactgacacaacggtattttatgtaaaataagacctcaagaaaaaaaattaaaaactacagctaaccgggaaaatcaaaacaactatatttaggtagataatttaaatcattagatttatttaattttgtgatacaagggaaaatccacaagtcggacggtatctgttatgcaaggtttatgaaaactccgaaaactctcaaactgctGAATTACCGAACAAAGTTAATATTTGTATATCGATGACAAACACAGACACCTGACgtcagaaatatttctttttacattaagattattccaagtactataacaataaaaaagttcgTCGCGgtagccattttgattttttagaccgACTTCTCTGTCACGATTTTCTTGCAGCGATCATATAgaattaatatgtaaaaataaattcgttcgccacttaccttactacttttttgtgtaaactcgtgcaccatctacacgaattacgataaaACCGTTCctgaaatttcattaaaaaccatACTCCGAATTCAGTCAACTGCTTTTCAAATCGATAAACATTCAGTTATGTAACCACAAAGCTCTACAACTATTGAACCCGGTCAAGAATACTTTGATCAATAAagctatttgtttattttttttacagaatttggATTTTAACATAGAGTACTTGAAacgatttaatgcgtgttttaataatatatatttacagaaatgcatgaaaagtttctgcactattttcttaggcgtagactcaattcatgtgttctatgcgtgccttccggtttgagaatttggctgacagtaaactaatagacggggtcacgtgaccccgtcttaAAACGAGAACGATATAAGTATAAAAGTCTACTTAGCTTTTTCATCTGAGTGGTTGTTTTCTGCAATGCTTAAAATATGACCTGTATGAGCCATGgaagaaagaaaacatttacgTTAACAATAAACTAATGTGTGATTTAGAGACTCAAAACACTCGATTTAGagataacaaaacattttttaatgttccaAATATTTTGGAAGTTCTTGCAACCttaaatttgataaatgtttataaatattctaggttttttatgttttatttgttaaattaacACGTTTGATTTATAAAATCAGTGGAGGCAGACACAATTCAGACCATACAGAAGGACTACTTTTCGTGGCGAATGGAAAATGAACCAGAATATGGAACCTACATAGGAAGATATGCCTTCAATGACCGTGTATATTCCTATAACATATCGATGTTTGAAGTCAGAAGGGTGAGTGTGTCTGATTCTGCTTGGCTGTAATGAACATGTACTTACAAAAATACTGAAACATATCTTTAAAAGATAAGATATCAATATTCGATAATATCAagaatataattaaaatcaaagtactgaaagcacTGAACTCCCTCTAAGATGTGACACCGTGGCGAATAATTTAATGTGACATGCACGTCAACCCATGAAtagttattcatttattatGAGTTCTAGACGCCTAATAGATATGCTTAATATGATCAATCTTATCTCTAAAAAATCAGGTAAATCTACCTTTCCCTACTATACTCTGATTctaaattcatataatttaaatttcatttttttttctatctagTGACTTTTTAACATCCTGTCATAGTTTTGCTGTCAAGGTtgcattatttaatttatttcattacattttaaaGTCTCTGtctattttatctttattattttctcTTCATTGTATCTTTCCTTTTTCCTTAGGGCTTTTGATAATAAACAccgttcgttatcaccacatgtcatttGTTAATTCTTGTTGTCTATGCATCTTTTgtttgtacacaatttattaTTTGCAGCATACTTTTTAGCTAacctgagctgaaagttcaagtgagcttttctcatcactttttgtccggcgtccgtctgtccgtctgtctgtaaactttttacattttcgacttcttctcctgCACCACgtagccaatttcaaccaaacttggcacaaagcatcattgggtaaaggggactcaagtttgttaaaataaagggacaCACCCTATTTGAAGGGgaaataattaggatttattgaaaatttggtgatatttttcaaaaatcttcttggGGAAGGGGGGTTCCAAGTTTCACATAGAAGTATATAGAgctaatctttaaaaatcttcttctcaaaaactatttgggcAGAAAAGAtgaaacttgagtggaagcatcttcagatagtgtagattcaagtttaaatcatggtccccgggagcaaggtggggccacaatgggggggggggttgaagttttacataggaatatatagagctAATCTctgaaaatcttctcaaaaaccatttggtcagaaaagctgaaacttgtgtggaagcagcctcagatagtgtagattcaagtttgttcaaatcatggtccccaggacTAAGGTGGAGCCACGATGGGggatcaaaattttacataggaatataaagagaaattttattttaaatcttgtACTCAGAAAATACTCAGAACACCACTGGCCAGataagctgtaacttgtgtgaagtatcatcaggtagggtagattcaaatttagtcaaattatgatcccaaggggtagggtagggaCACAATGGGGACCGGTTAAatctttacaaaggaatatattgagaaaagtTTTCTTAGATAAGGTGCAACATTAGTGAAGGCAACCTTAGATAGTGTagttttaaatttgtcaaaatcatattttcaggAGTAGGATGGAGACATATgggggtccaattttacaaaggaaaacattttgaattcacCAAAACTCAGATGTTATAATATAATGgatttacttatatgcaagcattttggcttatttttgattctttaaaattgtttagactttggcatCTGGACAATTCTTGGCCTTCCCAtttttgatgtaggtttatatcccatttgatttagatcttcttgagaactgtaatgctaaatatgtgatatgactatactGTGATGAAAGGGATCAATGATAAACAGAATTTccagtgaaattttttttttaaatacaggatCTGTTAGACTACATTgtccatatattttttatatattactcCTTCAACTGATTTTATAAAGTCTgttgtttctcaggtgagcgatgtggcccatgggcctcttgttaaattaaattactAAATGTTATCTTGATCTTGTTTGTAACGCAAGGACAGAAATTTGCCATGCCTGCTGTCCGActcatttcattttgtttaaatctaaaatttaaGGTTGCATTGAAAATTTGCCAAAGCTTTGCTTTCAGCAACATCTGcgttaaattcattcaaatatatCGCATGAATTATTTGCtaatgaaaagaatttttttaaattatgcaaTTTGGCAGAAATAGATACGTGAATTTAAAGAACTGGAGATATAAAACGATCCTCTTTTACCGTTAAGGTAAAACATATccttatatcaaattttaataatatagtGTTTAATGGTAAAGTATAAGCTGTGTCAATCGTAATTACATACCTGGAAACAATTGTCAAGTGTAAGTCATTTCATAAAGTTGTAATTGTTATGATTTCAGAACAAAACGCAAGAATTTCTGAACCGTTTAAACGCCATAAGCTCCAACATTACATCTTCAGAGAGAATCAATTTTCTCATTCTGAAAGACACATTTGAGACATACATCAATGGCTCCAAATGGGCTTGGTATGTAAAACTTAAAAGTAatctactttcattttattgtaaatcaaTGAATACAACCTTGCTTCTAtatgttgaattttaattaaaatatttttatttccgaTAATGATCTAGGTACGGGGCACTTAATCCAATGAACTTTCTAGAAGGAATACAGCTATTTACAAGTGCTGTTAAAGCGTCGACCAACTCCAGAGGAGATTTTGAAAACTATATTGCCAGACTGAATGCTATTCCATATCAGGTCGAGTACAATTCCACCGTTTACCATCCTTTTATCAGGCAATTCTGAACATTCTCTAAAGGCTATCAGAAGTAAACAACATATTCTTATTAATGTAATCTTAACTTATAGCTGGAAGAAGTAAAGGAACGCTTTCGAGAGGCCATCAGACTGAACAGAACATACCATAATGTTTCCATTGTAAGTTATTATCACAAAAGCATAATATTTAATTGAGCAAAAGACAAAGAAAGGAGGTGCTAGTTCCTAAAGTATTTAAGCTGTGAACATACCCAAAAACTCACTATTCTTACATAAAGtatagaaaacatttaaaaaccaTAATTGAGTATGAGTATTTTCATACTTTGCTTAATAATGTCACATAACGTTTTGCAGGCTGGCGTTCCGGCTATGATCGATCAGCTCCTTGTGGATCCTCTGAAGTCTAATTTCTACTCTCCATTCAACAATTCCTTGGCAAATGCCGCTAATATACTAGAAACCGAAAAGTTAGAGTGCTTAGATATGGcataaattgttatttatacaatgtatatgtacattagtacagttggagaaaaacattttctttttgaagTTGGGTTTAACTCCCAATTCTACGCAGACCTACACACCATCCACTGCCATACCTACACGTATACATAACTATGCATTATACATACTAATACTCCAGTATATCTACAACAACATCGTATTTTTACTTTCTAAGTATCTTTGATATAGATATCACAGATATATTTTGCAGGTTGTCACTTTTCCTATATCATTTTTTACAGACCTGGGATAAGAGAAAGGGGACTTCAAGCCGTAAACATGACAATTGAAGCATACAGAAGTGTtaaagattttatcattaaTGTAAGAATGAACTATTATATTCCTACTGTTTCAGGGACTACCGTATGATAATGTTGATATTGGTTTTATGGTCTTAACAGGAATACATCCCTAAAACAAGGCTTCAGTATGGCGttaacagtttacaaaatggaTTGGAATACTATCAAGCTTGCTTAAAATGGCACTTGTCTTTTGATATGACCCCCGAAGAAGTTCATAGAGTTGGAGAGCAAGAAGTTGAAAGGATTcaccaagaaatgaaaatggtttttgtttgttttagataaatttttttgtatagACTAAAAGTACGTGCCAAATCAtgaaatgtttatgaaattaaaatgacattttctTTCAGACAATGAAAAGGCTAAATCATAAGGGGACggttaaagaattttttaatagcCTTGCAAACAACTCCAACTTTTACTCCAACGATTCGGTACGTGTACATCTTTACGTATATTGGAAAtgtaataattcatttaaaaattaaatgttataatatataacCAAGCACGTGCTTGTGTTAATTAATGATTAAGCATTTTCACATAACCCAAGATTTGACTATATACCTTTGTTTTGTAGGATAAAATTATCACTGAGTACAAAAAAATCGTATTTGATAGAATCAACCCAAAGTTACAACAGTTTTTTAAAGACATACCTAATGTGCCTTTAGAGTGAGTTCATCACAACCTAGAGGACTTATTTTGTGTCAACTTCAAAGTtattattaatatcaatatttctcaatcaaaatatatcatttatgtaTTATTTGCTATACATCAAAATGT
This region includes:
- the LOC109617068 gene encoding uncharacterized protein, producing MSPSNKSYIPKMGFLFCCLLGHLSFGNVEADTIQTIQKDYFSWRMENEPEYGTYIGRYAFNDRVYSYNISMFEVRRNKTQEFLNRLNAISSNITSSERINFLILKDTFETYINGSKWAWYGALNPMNFLEGIQLFTSAVKASTNSRGDFENYIARLNAIPYQLEEVKERFREAIRLNRTYHNVSIAGVPAMIDQLLVDPLKSNFYSPFNNSLANAANILETEKPGIRERGLQAVNMTIEAYRSVKDFIINEYIPKTRLQYGVNSLQNGLEYYQACLKWHLSFDMTPEEVHRVGEQEVERIHQEMKMTMKRLNHKGTVKEFFNSLANNSNFYSNDSDKIITEYKKIVFDRINPKLQQFFKDIPNVPLEIRKMSYDGPEGGYSFATKEYPGVFFINLFRPLEKPFFEFMALSLHEANPGHHLQHSYAMLADLPDYRRHTPLSFYDIPVWFPFYSAYSEGWALYSEYLGVEMGLYKDDYELMGRYSAEILRACRLVVDTGLHYYNWDKQRAIDYMLNYTAYSFEAMEIEVNRYITWPGQACAYKIGEIKIKDLRRKAETELGTRFDIRDFHSLILTNGAVPMSLLEMLVNEWIEEVKAGPIVSGGSLVTGSYKWQIFSLLFLFIMLQ